The genomic interval GCCATTTAATGTTGGCATAAATCTTCATCATCGGCGGGATTTACAAGTTACCAGCAACCATATCATAAGCCGGGGATAGTATATTACCAATTCCCGGTTGACGGATCAGAAAGAAATTCTTCAGAATGCATATCGGCATTGCGAGTGAGGAATGTAAAATAATACCTGTTCAAAGAAATTGATGACATCCCAATCCCCAGGTTGGCAGAAAACTTCCAAATAGCCTTCGCTACCTGTTCGTAAGAACCATGGTACTTATCTTCAGTTAATCGTTCAGTAACCTGGCATATGTCCTCCCATATGCAGTTTATTTCTTTTTCACGAGTCAATTCTCCTGGTCAGGTATGCTAAGTTGCCAGATTGCAGTCGAATTAGAGTGTGTGGCACCACCTTGATTTTGCAATTTCAGCCAGGTGCATAGTGAGATCTTCAACTTCAGGTAAATGTTGATAATAGGGGAGTAGGTTGGTTTCAGAATATAACTCCCAGACACCCATAATGGTGAAGCGTTTTGGCTCATTCTTTCCTAAACCCTTTTGACAAATTCAGTGATATTTTGGGGTTTGTACTCCTGTAACAGCCATCTGGCTGCTGATTACCTGCAGGGCCAGTTCTTCTATTGTGATTCATGATACTGGAGTTCAGGAATGGCCACCAAACATCTTTTTACTGCATGCGGTATGGAAATCTCTTCCTGTTTTCTAACAATCCGTAACAATATAACATCTCTTCATTAAAGTTTCCTCCCCGTTTACACTGTGAACACTTACTGCCCCGATACAATCTTTACAACATACCAATAACAATCCCATACGATCGCTTGGGTTTAATTTCCAGTTTTTTCGGCGATATCAAAGCAGCCATCCTTCCGGGGATAAGACCATCGAAGAATGGAAACAAGACCTTACTGTCAAAGGCTTATCCTGTGGTGGCAGGGGTACTCACCGGCACGGTATCAGAGGATTCCAGGAAAATCTTATCGTATTGAAAATGATACCCGTCTTCATCCTGTGTGAGCCAGCCTGCAGTTTTATCGTTCACTTTTATTTCAACTTTTCTCATCCGCAGCATATTTCGGTTTAATGGCATAGGCGCCCACTTCATAGCCCAAAGTTGCAGCACCTGATTGACCTTATCCAAACTTGGGTTTCTTTACCCTGTTCCGAGTTCACGGACAAATCGAAGACCTACGCTAGCCTTTCTGACAATTCAGGCTGAGTAAGGTTGGCTGGTCGCCTTTTTCTTTTACAAATTCATTTAAAGTCATAATATATACCCTTTCAGGTACAAATATAATACAATTTCCTTAAAATACACCCTTACGGGTATAAAACATTGTAATTATTTCAATTTTGCACCCTATAGGGTATAAAAATTTTATCATATATAGCAAAGTACCCTTACGGGTATATAATCTGTACCTTAAGTACTGAAAAGAAAGTGTCGAAGGGAAAGTCAGCCGTCACCTATTCCACTTTCCAACTGACTGAAACTATAATTTCATTGCGTCGGTTAAAGAGCTGGAAGGGTGGATTATATCCCAGGTACCTGGTATGTCCGTAGGATGTAATGCCTTTTGATTCAAGGATAGTATAAAGTTTTTCTGAATAGGATTTCAGTTTTCTGTCTGATGCAAAGCCCCCAAACTTTATCACAGCGACATATTCATCTGCGGGTTTTGAATCAGCACATTGGGATCATTTGGCTTTGGAAGGTTTTGTTCGGTATATGATGATGGCATTACAAAGCTCATGCTTGAAACGGAATCATTGATGTCCATATGAACAGGGGCAGTCATTGAGATGCTTGTGCTGCTCTCATTTCCTCCGAAAATATAGCCCGCCAGTTTGCGAAACCCGGGGTTTGCCAGTTCCTTGTAAGTTTTTGCATTGGATTTAATGGTCGCAATGGTAGGCCGATGGATAAAACCGGATTTCGAAATCCTTTTCCTGCAGGATTACAGTGTATTTCTGCTCTTCGGTTTTGGTGGATGGCATAAGCATGAAGGATTGAAAGATGATAAAAATAAATACTGCAATGGCGGATACTATCAAAAATGTTTTCATTCGCTTTATATTGTTAATATTATCAAGCAGTAAAATTCAAAAGACGTGTTTGTGTCAAGGATCAAAGGATGCGATTTTAGCGACTTATTCACTTGTTATGCAGAGGGTAAGATTATAGACAAAAACGATCAAAGATCGATTCTTTCGGTTTAACCTTAATTCAGGATAAAATACGCCGCATTCAGGGCCGTTGCAAAACTTACCCATAACAGGTAGGGGATGTTGAGGTAGGCCGCCAGTGGTTTTATCTTCCTGAAGTTGATCAGCATTAAAACGATCATTATCCAAAGGGCAATGATTTCTAATAAGGCAATCCCAATCAGATTGAAATAGAAAAAGAGGAAACTCCATCCGAAATTCAACATCAGCTGCAACATAAAAATCAGAATCGCCTGATTTCGCTGCTTGCCGGCCTCCTGTTTCCAAACCATGTACAACGAGATACCCATAAGGATATACAGCATGGTCCACACCGGTCCGAAAACCCAGTTTGGAGGATTGAAGGAAGGTTGATTGAGCGAAGCATACCATCCCGGAATTGCCTCTGTCGTAAACATTCCGGCAATACCACCAACACAAAGTGGCAACAGGATTGATGCAACTAATTTTCCAACCTGGTTTGCTTTCATCTGTCTTTATTTACTGAAGTACTCTTTCAGGAGACCTGTTCCTGCTTTCAGATTCTCATAAATCTGATAAGTTTTAGAATAATTGTATTTCCTGTTAGTCAAATATCGGCTTTCCTGACAGCTGTTTAACATTGATAGAACAATAATGCCTTATTATTCTGGCATACATAAGTCTTTTGCCTTTGTATAGCCAATTGCTACTGTATAATCAACTTTTGGTTTTTAGTCCCCTTGCTGTTTTGCAGAGTGACTACATATAATCCCTTCCCAAGCTGATCAGTGTAAATTTCTGTTTCCTGATCCTGAATGTTCATTGATAGGCATATCCTGCCACTCATATCCCGAATCTTCAGACTTGAGGCTTCTTCTGAATCATCAGTTTTAACAGTGAATTTACTGATCGCAGGATTAGGGGAAATGGAAAATACTGCTAATTCGAATTCCGGAATTGAAGTTGTGCTGTAGGCGCTTCTGGCAAAAGAGTAATTATCGCAGATAATTTCCGAGACCATAGAAGGCACATAACCCGCATAAAGTGTATTGTCAAGAGTGTTAAAAGCAATCATTTTTTCATTAAAAGCCTCATCAAATCCCACCAGCAGGAAAGTCCCCGAATTCTGGTCAAAGGAGGAGGAACCTGCCAGGTAATAAGGGAACCCTACTATCTGTCCCCTTTCAATTACCTCACCGGTTTGTGTGTTGATCTCAACGATCCACTTTGCGTCTTCATTAAAGGTTGAATCAAACTGGGTATTGACAGCAAAAAGAAGATTATTCACATTATCATAGTTTACACTGGAAAAATAATTGAAGGGGTGTAGTAGTCAGCAAGGTGGTCTTTATCCAGGAAAATCCGGATTTCTTACGGGGGATGCCATAAAGACAGATGGATGTTTCATCAAATCCAATATAATAGAGTATTCCATTGTTGGAGTCGAAACCAATGGCATCTGCAACAATGCCATTTACTCCCGGCTCAACTATGGTTCCAAGCAAAGTTTCAGCCCCTGTACTGATGTCGAATTCGTTAACACTGATAAATCCGACCGTATCTAATTCCAGGGAATAAAGCTTGCCGGTGCTCATATCAATTTCAGAAATATTGGAAAAAGCGCTGAAATTGCTCAGGCTGGGAGTATTGGTTTCTGTGTTAAATGAAAGCAACACACCCGTATCTGCTGAAAACCCGCTTAAATAGTAATTACTGTTGTAGGCATTGAATGAAGAAGAGGCAAAAAGGTATGCATCCAGGCCTGAGGGATAGCGTTCAACCGATGAAGAATCAAAAGCCTGCCATTTGACAATTTCAATGCCGCCATTGGCGCTAGAACTTGTTCCGACAAGATTGATCTGTGCCAAAGCAGTCGTGCTGATCAGGATAAATGAAATGAGAGTAAAAAGTATCTGTTTCATGGCTTATCGTGTATTGAGTGAATGCTTCGTTTGATTAAGATGGACAATTTTATTGTGGTTTCTATCAAATTTTAATTGTCTTGCGTCCTTGCGTTCCCCTTGCGTCTTTGCGTTAAAAAGTCTCTACCTCTTGATAATCCTGGCCATTCATCAATGCAATCGAGAAAGTAAGTTTCATTTTGTTCATAGAATTACATTTATCGTTAAACAAAGTTTAAAGCAATAATGTTCGATGGAGGTTCATAATTCCGGTAAATTACTATTGTTGTGGCAGATTTTCATTAGAATGTTGAAAGATTTTTCACCGCAAGGACGCAAAGAAAGCGCTAAGACGCAAGCGCTCCCTGACAGGAAGACCCTTTGCGAACTTTTTTTTAACCTTGCCTCTTTTCGGTTAAATGCGGGTTTGCTTTTTAGTTCACTCCTCAGCGAAGCAAAGAAGGCGCGAAGACTCAAGCGCTCTCTGACAGGAAGACCCTTTGCGAACTTCTATTTAACCTTGCGTCTTTGCGGTTAAAAAGAATTTGCCATTTTGCACCATTTTTATCTTCCGCTCAATTTCACAATTGTTGCATTGATATGAGCCAGGAAGCGAATTCTTACTAAATGAATATTTTCCTTGACCCATCTTCTTCCTCATTTATTTCTGCCTTACCTTTAATGACAAATTATCCGCCATCCTTAGTGTTTTAGTAAAAAGGCCAAAATACAGCCTCTCTTGTAACAAACTCAAAAGGCCAGACGTTTAATAGGGTTTAAGATCTTCCGGATTATGAGTTTATTAAAAGCAAGCATACTGGTAATTGATGATGATGTGGATGTGCTCACCGCCGTCCGCTTATTACTCAAAACAGAGGTGCAGCAGGTGGTCACCGAGAAAAACCCTGAAAATATCCTTTCCCTTATCAGCTCTCGCCCCTTCGACCTGGTGCTGCTCGATATGAATTTCAATGCTTCTATCAATTCCGGCAATGAAGGCCTCTACTGGCTGAAACGGATTAAGGAGCTGAAACCGAATATCGCCGTCATCATGATCACAGCCTATGGCGATATCGACCTGGCCGTCCGTTCTCTCAAAGAAGGTGCCGCCGACTTCATCGTGAAGCCCTGGCATAATGAGAAGCTTTTATCCACCATTTCTGATATCCTGAAGAAACAGGTTCAGCATACTGCTTCTGCCCAGCCTCAGCCTGCCAAATGTTCTTATCCCGACTTACTGGGGAATAGCGATGTGATGCTGGATATCTTCTCCAAAATCGGGAAGATTGCACCTACCGATGCCAATATCCTGATCCTGGGGGAAAACGGAACCGGCAAGGACCTGATCGCCAAAGCCATCCATGAGAAATCTCTGCGAAGTAAACAACCCTTCATAAAAGTAGACATCGGTGCCCTCACCGAAACCCTCTTCGAAAGTGAGCTGTTCGGGCATAAAAAAGGGGCATTCACTGATGCTAAAGAGGACCGCATCGGACGGTTTGAAGCAGCCAATGGCGGGACCTTATTCCTTGATGAAATTGGCAACATCTCACTGCAGCAGCAGGCAAAGCTGCTTTCAGCATTGCAAAACCGGCAGATCACCCGACTGGGTTCCAATCAATCAATCCCGGTCGATATCCGCCTGATCTGTGCTACTAATCTCCCCATGAGTGAACTGGCCAATGAGAGCAAGTTCCGCAAAGACCTGGTATACCGCATCAACACCGTGGAGATCATTGTCCCGCCACTTCGGAAACGCAAAGAAGATATCCGACTGCTGATCGACCATTTCGTGAAAATGTATTCAGCCAAGTATTTTAAGGCTCATATCCGTTTTTCCGATGCCACCCTGCAAAAACTCGAACAGTATTCGTACCCCGGTAATGTGCGCGAATTGCAGTATATCATTGAAAGGGTGATTATTATGTCGAATGAAAATGAGATCACCCCTGACGACATCATATTCTCCCCGATTGAATCTACTTCTTCGGAAGCCCGGACGGATGGGGATGAAACCCGGCTCAGCAATATTGAGAAAATACCATCCTGAGGGTGATTGAAAGAACAGCGGCAATATTTCAAAGCTGCCAAAGAACTGGGTATCACGCACCGCATTATACAGGAGGTTGAGCAAGTATGAAATTTAGGAAGAACAACCTGGGACTTTTCCTGAGGGTAATGCTCTTGATGATTACCCTTCTTGCCTTTGCCTTCACGGTATTGCAGAAGCAATATATCTATGATGCAGTGCTGGTTCCTG from Bacteroidales bacterium carries:
- a CDS encoding tryptophan-rich sensory protein, which produces MKANQVGKLVASILLPLCVGGIAGMFTTEAIPGWYASLNQPSFNPPNWVFGPVWTMLYILMGISLYMVWKQEAGKQRNQAILIFMLQLMLNFGWSFLFFYFNLIGIALLEIIALWIMIVLMLINFRKIKPLAAYLNIPYLLWVSFATALNAAYFILN
- a CDS encoding T9SS type A sorting domain-containing protein; protein product: MNNLLFAVNTQFDSTFNEDAKWIVEINTQTGEVIERGQIVGFPYYLAGSSSFDQNSGTFLLVGFDEAFNEKMIAFNTLDNTLYAGYVPSMVSEIICDNYSFARSAYSTTSIPEFELAVFSISPNPAISKFTVKTDDSEEASSLKIRDMSGRICLSMNIQDQETEIYTDQLGKGLYVVTLQNSKGTKNQKLIIQ